The genome window GAAACTAAAACGATTCAGAGTGCTGTGCGTTGATAAAAGATTGTGAGGGTTGAAATGTGTAAAATGATTTTGGATACAGATATTGATATGGATGTCGATGATGTCGGAGCGTTGGCGTTGTGTCATTCGTTAGTGAATCGTGGAGAAATGGAACTGCTCGGAGTGATCTGTGACAGTGCATCCTCCTCTGCACCGGCTTGTGTGCACGTCATCAATGCGAGCCGGGGGCGTCCGGATATCCCGGTCGGAAGCATTTATTCCGCAAGTCTGGCGAAACGGCTGGACTATGAAACGCTGCGGCAGGTCATTCCACAGCGCGGCAATGATTTTTATAATCAGGCAATCGCACAAATGAATCCTGAAGCGGCTGCGCAGCCGGTCTGGAACAGCACCAAGCTGTATCGGAAGTTATTGAGTGAGGCCGAAGACCAATCCGTTGTGATCTGCAGTATTGGTTTTTTGACGGCGCTTTCGGATCTGCTGGTTTCTGCTCCGGATGAATGGAGTGAGCTGGATGGTCGGTCGCTGGTTGAGCGTAAAGTTAAAAAACTGCTGACCATGGCTGAAGCATATCCGACCAACGGGTATGAGGTCTGTAACTGGGTGATTGATCTGGAAGCGGCAACGCATGTGCTGAAGGAGTGGCCGACCGAGCTGGTTATCAGTCCGCTGGGAATCAATGTTTGGACCGGCGGCACGTTGTCCGATGTATGCCCAGAAAATGACCCGGTTCGGCGGGCGTATGAAATTTACAAGCGCGGGCCGAATTTGCCGCAGCAGAGCTGGGATTTGATTTCCGTGTATTACTGCGTCCGCGGGTGCGATGATTTGTTCCGTGAGCATGCCGAAGGGCATTGCTATCTGAATCCGCTTAACGGCCATTACCAGTGGGGTGAAGCCAATCACCACGTTAAGGAACACATTTTACTGGAACAGATTACAGAGGATTGTCGGGTTGAAGATCGGATTGAGGGTCTGCTGAAACCGAATGCTGTTCAGCGTGAATTATCGGTGGAAATTTGCTAAAATGGCGCTTTTTCGAAGGGAAACAATGAAGATGAAAATTTTACTGAGTTTGCTGCTGTCTGCTGTTCTTGCGGGGACATGTTCTGCAATGAACACTTTGTATATTGAAGATTTCGGCGCCGTGGGTGATGGGAAGCAGGATGATATCGCAGCGATTGTTAAAGCAATCGATGCGCTGAAAAGCGGCGATACACTGGAGTTTTCTGCCGGAAAGATCTATCGGCTCGGCCTGCGGGACGACAGTATTGCACAGATTGACCTGCAGAACATGACCAATGTGACTGTCAACGGAAACGGATCCATGATGCTGACGACTCCGCGGCAGGCGGCAATCCGGGTGAAGCATTGTGAAAATGTGACCGTGAAAGGATTTGTGATTGAGCAGGACCCGCTGGCTTTTACTCAGGGAGCCATTACAAAGATTCTTCCCGAAGAGGGGGTTTTTGAAATGAAGATCATGGAAGGATACGACCTCCTTCCAACGGACGAAATGCGTAAGGCGGCAGGTTTTCCCGGCTGGGAGTGGGGAGCAATCCTTGATCAAAGCCAGCGTCGGATTCGACGCGGTGTTCGAGACCATTTCAGATCAACCCGCATTGAGCACTTAGGAGAGAGACTTTATCGGGTTTATTTGCAGCAGGGATTTGTTGACGATTTGAAACAGGTGCAAGTCGGCGACATTTACTTTCAGCCGATTCAATATAACGTGCAGAGCCGCCTGTCCAGAATTGACGGAGGTCGCTACGCCGCCAGTATCCATGTGACCAATAGCGGGGATTGCCTGATTGAAAATATTACGCTGTACAGCGGACGCAGCTCGATGACCAGCCGGGTGGATCTCAATTATGGACGGATCACGTTCCGCGGATTCAAGGTGATGTTCCGCCCGGGAACCGACCGGATTGTTACCAACTGGCGCGACGGGATGCACTGCAAGGACAACCGCATCGGGCCGATCATTGAGGACTGCTATTTCGAGGGAATGCTTGATGACAGCATCAACCTCAGCCAGAACACAATTATGGCAGCAGAGAAACTGACGGATAGGACTTTCCGGATGCGGAAAAACGAAGGACCGGAACGTTGGACGAAATATTCATCCAGCATCTGGTTGGGTGATGAAATTATGGTGTTTTATCCGACGACAGGAGAGTATGCAGGTCCCTTGAGGGTGATTACTGTGGACCCGAATGCGCCCGACACCATTACATTTGATCAGCCGGTGAAAAACGTGGTTCTGGCTTCCGGGCAGACTGGGGGAGCGGCAGATAAACACACGACACATTTTTACAACATGAATATGTGTAATGCCGGATTCATCGTGCGTAACAACAGGTTTCTGCCGCAGCGCCGTCATGCCGTTCTGACCCGCAGTATCGACGGGGTGATCGAAAATAATGTTATCGACGGCGTCGGGGGACACGGCATTGAAATCCAGAATGAATACGGCCATTTCTACGAAGGTCCGTTTCCGCAGAATATCCTTATTCGCAACAACACGATCCGGAATACGTATAACTCACCGATTCGGGTTTGCACGCAGTCCGGACAGGCAGGCGTCCAGGTTGTTCGCAATATACGTATGGAAGGAAATATCATTACTTCGGATGAACCGGCGATTGAACTGGAGAACGTGTCAGACGTGATGATTGAAAACAACCGGTTTTACGCTTTGGACGGAAACGTGATGAGAAATCCGGTCCATATGGAAAACTCGATCGACGTTAAAATAAAGTAAAAAAATAAATATAGAATTTATTGTGTAAACAAAGATGGGGAATTGTGAAATGAAAATGATAAGAAAGAGAGCTCATTGTTGCATCGCTTCTGTTACTGCAATGTTGTGTATTTTTGGCAGCATGGTTCATGCAGCTCCAGTGAATGTTTGGCTGGATAATGGGACAAAGGCTCCCGGGTCAACAAGTTCCGGAACGGCCTATAACGGCTTACGGGATGCAACCTGGGATGTGACCGCGACAGAGGAAAACGGTTTGGCAGATATCGGGGCGGCGGTCATGAACGTTAGACTGGTCAGTTTTATTCATAACGGTAATTCTAGGAAGAGTACAGATGGTGGTGGAAACGGGTTAGCCGTTTACTCAGGAAGTAATAATTTCTGGATGGATGCCCTTAACCATGAGGGCGTGGCCTTTCAACTGAAATTTTATAGTGACGCTGCCAAGACAGAGGAAATTACGGATCTGGATATTACGTTTAAGTCTCTCATGGCACGGACTGCCAGTTCCAATCTGGCGGTGAATGTGTATGCGGGATCGGGAGAGTTGGCGATCAGTGGAGATGCAACAAATGATACGGACATGGTCACGCTGGACGGGACCGATCTGGGTATTACATACGACAGCACATTGGCGTTTGCGGGAGAGACGGATCTGATTCCGTCCGGCTTTATTGGAACAGGCTTTTATACAATCAGCGGAACGGATGCGGTTACTTTCGGTGAGGAAGATACCTTCTGGCTTCGTCGTTATAATTTGAATTCCCAGGCGGATACTGCTTATCAGGTTGCAAATCTTGCTTTCGATGTTGTACCGAAGCCGGCAACGGTCTCTGTGTGGCTGGATGACGGGACAAAAGCGCCCGGATCAACAAGTGCCGGTACCTCCTATGCCAACCTGCGGGATGGAGCATGGGATGTTACCGCGACACAAGAAAATGGTTTAGCAGATATTGGGGCGGCAGTTATGAGTGTCAGGCTGGTCAGTTTTATTCATAACGGTAATTCCCGTAAGAGTACAAACGGTGGAGGAAATGGGTTAACCGTTTATTCAGGGAGTAATAATTTCTGGATGGACGCTGTTAACTATGAGGGTGCGGCTTTTCAGCTGAAATTTTATAGTGACCTTTCCAAAACACAGGAAATCAAAGGAATGGATATCACTTTCAGATCCATCATGGTACGAACCGCTAATGCCAATCTGGCGGTGAATGCATATGCCGGATCCGGCGCGCTGGCAATCAGCGGTGACGGCACGAATGATACGGATATGGTGTCTTTGGACGGAGCGGACATGGATTATAGCAGTGACAGTGCCAATTCATTTGCAGAAGAAACAGATTTAGTTCCTATCGGTTTCAATGGTCCAGATTTCTACACGGTAAATGGAACCCATGCGATCACCTTCAGCGAAGACGACACATTCTGGGTTCGTCGTGATAATTTGAATGGTGCAAGCGATACTGCCTATCAGGTGGCGAATCTTACTTTTGAGCTGCAAAAAATCGGTGGTTATGATGGATGGGCGGCCGGCTACGGTCTTCAGGAACCGGCAACCGGTGATGATGACAATGATGGACTGAGTAATCTCCAGGAATACGGATTGGGAGGGAATCCGACCAATGCGCTTGATCAAGGAATTTCTCCTGTTTGTTCAGTGATGGAACAGAGCGGAAGCAATGTGTTCCATTATGTATATCCTCAATTGTCTGATCCAAGCAGCGGTTTAACCTACTACCTTGAGCTTAATACAGACCTGGTATCCGGTACTTGGACAAATACGGGGTATATTGTTGCCGGGACCAATCTTACTGGCGGAACATTTGATTTTGTCACAAACACCACGGATATGGCTTCTGATGTTAAGTTTATCCGACTGGTGGTTGAGTAGAGCCGCTCATAAAGAGCTGAAATTTTCAGACAGGAAAAGAAGACATGAAACGACGTGATTTTTTAGGGACAACCGTTGCTGGTTCCGCTGGAACGGTGGCGGCCGGCAGCCTTCGAGGTGCATTTAAAAATAGGCCTAATATTATTTATGTGGTGGTGCATGATCTCGGGCGCTACTTCAGTCCGTATGGAGTTCCGATCGATACGCCCAACCTGCAGGCATTTGCGGAGGGCGGCATTACGCTGGACAACGCCTGCTGTGGTGCGCCGCCATGCAGTCCGTCGCGGGCCTGTGCCATGAGCGGTAAGTATTCTCACTCCAATGGAATGACCGGGTTGCATGGTCATGAGTGGTCTTTGACCACGGAGTGCAAGACCATCGTGGATTATTTGAATCAGGCCGGGTACGAAACCGCCTGGGCCGGTTTTCAGCATGAACGGCATGATCCTGCGGATAATCATTATCAGAGGAATCTCAATCTGATTCATCAGGAAGAAGGAAAGCCGGATGTATTTGTAGAGAATGCAGTGGATGCAGCCATCGAATATCTGAAGACCGGACGGGATCGAAGTCGTCCATTCTATCTGAATATTGCGACGCAGGATGTGCATGGAAGTTTGTGGATTCCGGGGGGCTATTACACTAAAAAATTTGATCGTCCACACACTGTGTACGGCATTGATGACCCGTCGAAGGTTTACATACCCGCCCAATGTCCGGATAACGAACAGACCCGACAGAGCTTTGCCCGTTTCGTTCCGTGCATCCGCCACATGGATTCGCAATTTGGCCGTCTGGTTGATGCCGTAGATCGCTTGGGGTTGCGCGAAAATACTTTGTTTATTTTCACCACTGATCACGGAATTCTGGGCAGTCGTGCAAAGGGGACGGTCTACGAACGAGGAACGGAAATCGGGACAATCATGCAGATGCCCGGTGTTATCAAAGCGGGCGACCGCATGAAGGAACTGGTCAATAATATCGATTTTCTGCCGACATTTTTAGAGGCCGCCGGTGTTCGTTGTTCGCCGAAGCCGGAGGTGCAGGGACGATCTTTCTGGGCGCGTTTGTGCGGAAAGAAATATATTCCAAGCGAAGCCATTTTCACTGAGCGGAATTGGCATGAAAACTACGACCCTGTTCGTACGGTGCGGACAAAGAGATACCATTACCTGCTTAATCTGCATCCCGGGGCAAAACGCCATTTGCTCCCCGAAGAAATTCTGAATCATACAAACCCGGTGGTGCGGCGTTCCTGGCCGAACCGGTATGTATGGTGCGGAGATTTTGACAGGCCGGATAGTTCATATTTCCGCTTTTTTGAGCCGCGCCCGAGAGAAGAACTTTACGACTTGGAAAATGACCCGGAGGAATTCGTGAACCTTGCCGATGATCCGGCATATCAGAAAATTAAAGAAGAGCTGGCTGCGAAATGTAAGCGGTGGATGGCAGAAACGAACGATCCTGTATTGGCAGGTCCTATTCCGCTTCCGCCGGGCAGCCACCTTAAGGAGATTTTGAATCAACGCATGGCCCGTTCAGAATCCATGAGCCAGGGAGAGCTTGATCTGCTCCGCGATTAAAAATCCTTATAAGAAAAAGCGAGTTTTCAGGGAGAAATCTAAAACAATTTAACCGCGTCTGGGGAGGCGGGTATTGTTGTTGAAAAATGATATGAATAAGGCGTTTAACAGATCTTTGAATGGGTATTTTAGGAACATCAGCATTGTTTGTGTGTTTTTGTCTGCGTTTTCAATCCAGACCTTTCGGGTTATAGGTGCGCAGGTTTCAGTTTGGCTGGATGACGGCACAAAAGCGTCTGGATCAACCAGCGCCGGACAGGCATTTGCTGGCAGTCGGGATGCGTCATGGGATGTGATTGTTTCTCAGGAAAGTGGCTTGGCCGATATCGGTGCGGCCGTGATGAGTGTTCGTGTTGTCAGCTTCATTCATAATGGCGATTCGCGCCAGTCGACAACCGGTGGCGGGAACGGGTTAACTGTTCGCAGCGGAAGCAATAATTTCTGGTTCGATGCGCTTAATTATGAAGGAACGGCCTTTCAGCTGAAGTTCTACAGCGATGCTTCCAAAACCGTTGAAATCACTGATTTGGGAATTACTTTCAAGTCGGTCATGGTGCGGACGGCCAATGAAAATCTGGCGGTGAATGCATATGCCGGAACCGGAGAACTTGTAATCAGCGGTGAAAGCACGAATGATACGGACAAAGTGTCATTCGGTGGCAATGACATGATTTATACTGACGACAGTTCCAGTTCGTTTGCGCAA of Tichowtungia aerotolerans contains these proteins:
- a CDS encoding nucleoside hydrolase — its product is MILDTDIDMDVDDVGALALCHSLVNRGEMELLGVICDSASSSAPACVHVINASRGRPDIPVGSIYSASLAKRLDYETLRQVIPQRGNDFYNQAIAQMNPEAAAQPVWNSTKLYRKLLSEAEDQSVVICSIGFLTALSDLLVSAPDEWSELDGRSLVERKVKKLLTMAEAYPTNGYEVCNWVIDLEAATHVLKEWPTELVISPLGINVWTGGTLSDVCPENDPVRRAYEIYKRGPNLPQQSWDLISVYYCVRGCDDLFREHAEGHCYLNPLNGHYQWGEANHHVKEHILLEQITEDCRVEDRIEGLLKPNAVQRELSVEIC
- a CDS encoding sulfatase family protein, which encodes MKRRDFLGTTVAGSAGTVAAGSLRGAFKNRPNIIYVVVHDLGRYFSPYGVPIDTPNLQAFAEGGITLDNACCGAPPCSPSRACAMSGKYSHSNGMTGLHGHEWSLTTECKTIVDYLNQAGYETAWAGFQHERHDPADNHYQRNLNLIHQEEGKPDVFVENAVDAAIEYLKTGRDRSRPFYLNIATQDVHGSLWIPGGYYTKKFDRPHTVYGIDDPSKVYIPAQCPDNEQTRQSFARFVPCIRHMDSQFGRLVDAVDRLGLRENTLFIFTTDHGILGSRAKGTVYERGTEIGTIMQMPGVIKAGDRMKELVNNIDFLPTFLEAAGVRCSPKPEVQGRSFWARLCGKKYIPSEAIFTERNWHENYDPVRTVRTKRYHYLLNLHPGAKRHLLPEEILNHTNPVVRRSWPNRYVWCGDFDRPDSSYFRFFEPRPREELYDLENDPEEFVNLADDPAYQKIKEELAAKCKRWMAETNDPVLAGPIPLPPGSHLKEILNQRMARSESMSQGELDLLRD
- a CDS encoding right-handed parallel beta-helix repeat-containing protein is translated as MKILLSLLLSAVLAGTCSAMNTLYIEDFGAVGDGKQDDIAAIVKAIDALKSGDTLEFSAGKIYRLGLRDDSIAQIDLQNMTNVTVNGNGSMMLTTPRQAAIRVKHCENVTVKGFVIEQDPLAFTQGAITKILPEEGVFEMKIMEGYDLLPTDEMRKAAGFPGWEWGAILDQSQRRIRRGVRDHFRSTRIEHLGERLYRVYLQQGFVDDLKQVQVGDIYFQPIQYNVQSRLSRIDGGRYAASIHVTNSGDCLIENITLYSGRSSMTSRVDLNYGRITFRGFKVMFRPGTDRIVTNWRDGMHCKDNRIGPIIEDCYFEGMLDDSINLSQNTIMAAEKLTDRTFRMRKNEGPERWTKYSSSIWLGDEIMVFYPTTGEYAGPLRVITVDPNAPDTITFDQPVKNVVLASGQTGGAADKHTTHFYNMNMCNAGFIVRNNRFLPQRRHAVLTRSIDGVIENNVIDGVGGHGIEIQNEYGHFYEGPFPQNILIRNNTIRNTYNSPIRVCTQSGQAGVQVVRNIRMEGNIITSDEPAIELENVSDVMIENNRFYALDGNVMRNPVHMENSIDVKIK